A stretch of the Corynebacterium maris DSM 45190 genome encodes the following:
- a CDS encoding helix-turn-helix domain-containing protein, with protein MLQERPAVTHWHAFDELSRRNASIPWDDSVLYLDHGDVMTSAGTAAGLDACLHLVRSQLGSDAAAHVARSLVIAPHRDGGQAQFVERPITPAAENAPIAAVLDWIDEHLEGDLTVARLAEVAHMSTRTFLREFQAATGSGPSAWVRRRRLDEARRLLEVTDHPVEQVAQKVGFGGSATLRQNFRAAFGVPPAAYRSRFF; from the coding sequence GTGCTCCAGGAGCGTCCGGCGGTCACCCACTGGCACGCCTTCGACGAGTTGTCCCGGCGCAACGCCTCGATCCCCTGGGATGACTCGGTGCTCTACCTCGACCACGGTGACGTGATGACCTCGGCGGGCACCGCCGCCGGGCTCGACGCCTGCCTCCACCTGGTCCGGTCTCAGCTCGGTTCCGACGCTGCCGCGCATGTCGCGCGCAGCCTGGTCATCGCGCCGCACCGCGACGGCGGCCAGGCCCAGTTCGTGGAGCGCCCGATCACGCCGGCGGCGGAGAATGCGCCAATCGCCGCCGTGCTGGACTGGATCGACGAGCACTTGGAAGGTGATCTCACGGTCGCCCGGCTGGCCGAGGTCGCGCACATGAGCACCCGGACGTTTCTCCGGGAGTTTCAGGCCGCCACGGGGTCTGGGCCGAGCGCGTGGGTGCGACGTCGGCGCCTGGATGAGGCGCGCCGGTTGTTGGAGGTGACAGACCATCCGGTGGAGCAGGTCGCCCAGAAAGTCGGTTTCGGCGGTTCCGCGACACTGAGGCAGAACTTCCGGGCAGCCTTCGGGGTGCCACCCGCGGCCTATCGCAGCCGCTTTTTCTGA
- a CDS encoding S41 family peptidase produces MGKKMLIGCSGIVAVLALAAVAALYVWGPAYGAALLGRPIFVVPPTPERYAAVVLDAAQQRGVYASSSEFAQARAAAEDAAAQAEDVAEIHDELNAALTVAGGKHSRLLTPEEREDYLTTTLQQPAVTTRDDVAVAAVPAHRMEDDSRDYANRLAHGLDRAVDDGACGVVVDLRGNTGGDMGPMLAGLAGLLPDGEALAFVDKHSERPVIIDGHSVRGGGTPASVDGAGQHDLPVAVLVDARTASSGEMTMLAFRGLDYTRSFGMPTAGYTSANTVVTMPDGAQLILTVAQAKDRTGEIFHDVPVRPDEVIDSDPMGKARQWLSDEHGCG; encoded by the coding sequence ATGGGCAAAAAGATGCTGATCGGCTGCTCGGGCATAGTCGCCGTGCTGGCGCTCGCAGCCGTGGCGGCGCTGTATGTGTGGGGCCCGGCCTACGGCGCCGCGTTGCTGGGCCGGCCGATCTTCGTCGTCCCACCCACGCCCGAGCGCTACGCCGCGGTGGTGCTCGACGCCGCGCAACAACGCGGCGTGTACGCCTCCTCCTCGGAATTCGCGCAGGCTCGCGCCGCCGCCGAAGACGCCGCGGCGCAGGCCGAGGACGTCGCCGAGATCCACGACGAACTCAACGCCGCTCTCACCGTCGCCGGTGGAAAGCACTCCCGGCTGCTCACCCCCGAGGAACGCGAAGACTATCTGACGACGACGCTGCAACAACCCGCCGTGACCACCCGCGACGACGTCGCCGTCGCCGCCGTGCCCGCGCACCGCATGGAGGACGACTCCCGGGACTACGCGAATCGGCTGGCCCATGGCCTCGACCGCGCGGTGGACGACGGCGCCTGCGGGGTGGTCGTGGATCTGCGCGGCAACACCGGAGGGGACATGGGCCCGATGCTCGCCGGGCTGGCGGGGTTGTTGCCGGACGGGGAGGCGTTGGCGTTCGTCGACAAGCACAGCGAACGGCCGGTGATCATCGACGGTCACAGCGTGCGCGGCGGCGGCACCCCGGCCAGCGTCGACGGCGCCGGGCAGCACGATCTTCCCGTGGCGGTGCTTGTCGACGCCCGCACCGCCAGCTCCGGGGAAATGACCATGCTGGCTTTCCGAGGCCTCGACTACACCCGCAGCTTCGGCATGCCCACCGCGGGGTACACATCGGCGAACACGGTGGTGACCATGCCCGACGGGGCCCAGCTGATACTCACCGTGGCGCAGGCCAAAGACCGCACCGGAGAGATCTTCCATGACGTCCCTGTCCGGCCCGACGAGGTGATCGACTCAGACCCGATGGGTAAGGCCAGACAGTGGTTGAGCGACGAACACGGGTGCGGGTAA
- a CDS encoding LLM class flavin-dependent oxidoreductase: MATPLNILDLVSISEGSTAEDAIAASMDSARLADRLGYHRLWFAEHHNTPNLASSATSLLISRAASLTDQIRVGSGGVMLPNHSPLMVAEQFGTLANMYGDRIDLGLGRAPGTDRMTAQALSRSSGDPQEFAESIYDMQGWFSDTGTSHSRPIVSAASAGTDVPVWVLGSTVNGASIAGQLGLPFSLASHFAPDQIDQAIEVYRESFTTDMPTAQIDKPYVMAGINVMVADTDAEAEREFTVVEQMFGDIQVGRSRKLQPPVEPNPSTMLSGANSMLRIKAVGSPDTAKAQMEEFVDRTGADELITVTYAFDPAVRDRSLQLLADVWF; encoded by the coding sequence TTGGCTACACCGTTGAATATTCTTGATCTCGTCTCCATCTCCGAGGGCAGCACCGCCGAAGACGCCATCGCCGCGTCGATGGACTCCGCCCGCCTCGCCGACCGGCTGGGATACCACCGGCTCTGGTTCGCCGAACACCACAACACCCCCAACCTGGCCTCCAGCGCCACCTCGCTGCTGATCTCCCGGGCCGCCTCGCTGACCGACCAGATTCGGGTGGGTTCGGGCGGGGTGATGCTGCCTAACCACTCCCCGCTGATGGTCGCCGAACAGTTCGGGACCCTGGCCAACATGTACGGCGACCGGATTGACCTGGGACTGGGGCGCGCGCCGGGCACCGACCGCATGACCGCCCAGGCGCTGAGCCGGTCTTCCGGCGATCCGCAGGAGTTCGCGGAAAGCATCTATGACATGCAGGGCTGGTTCAGCGACACCGGCACTTCCCACAGCAGGCCGATCGTCTCTGCGGCGTCGGCCGGCACCGACGTGCCCGTGTGGGTGCTCGGCTCCACCGTCAACGGCGCGTCGATCGCGGGACAGCTGGGCCTGCCGTTTTCCCTGGCGTCGCACTTCGCACCGGACCAGATCGACCAGGCCATCGAGGTGTACCGGGAGAGCTTCACCACCGACATGCCCACCGCGCAGATCGACAAGCCTTACGTCATGGCGGGCATCAACGTCATGGTCGCCGATACCGACGCCGAGGCCGAGCGGGAATTCACCGTGGTGGAGCAGATGTTCGGAGACATCCAGGTCGGGCGCAGCCGCAAGCTCCAACCCCCGGTGGAGCCGAACCCGAGCACCATGCTCAGCGGGGCCAACTCCATGCTGCGGATCAAGGCCGTGGGCTCGCCGGACACCGCGAAGGCCCAGATGGAGGAGTTCGTGGATCGCACCGGCGCCGATGAGCTGATTACCGTCACCTACGCCTTTGACCCGGCCGTGCGCGATCGTTCGCTGCAGCTGCTGGCCGACGTCTGGTTCTAG
- a CDS encoding FUSC family protein produces MSSPAPMQALARQFRHLRHSPEIATHLLQLAKAVVAATVSWWVVVEFFDSQVPFLAPWMALVTVYPTVYQSLFRGVQSLVMSWLGVGLSFVVGYFLGVNLWTFGLALLVGMLCGLLPGLRKEGTTMATTAIFVLSSAFMGEDLLVVDRIVEVGIGVAVGVAVNALLVPPLQDQQAAWYIDSANRKIGEVLIDMADEFSGSWETTQADDWHDRTKTMSENLSSAWQAVRAAKESHRFNLRRHLPGPRKQRRGGRLLLDDVGGDASYQQILERTDEAVTHLRHLTRTLREATYADSRWDDQFRRRWSDIVRNAGHAIADPSIDVSPCHDQLLELAEDMSGDVDLPAQHWPLYGSLISSMLHIVVITGDVASTRRTRG; encoded by the coding sequence TTGTCTTCTCCGGCCCCGATGCAGGCCCTGGCCCGCCAGTTTCGTCATCTCCGCCATTCCCCGGAGATCGCCACCCATCTGCTGCAGCTGGCTAAAGCGGTCGTCGCGGCCACTGTGTCGTGGTGGGTGGTGGTCGAGTTCTTCGACTCCCAGGTCCCCTTCCTCGCCCCGTGGATGGCATTGGTGACGGTGTATCCCACCGTCTACCAATCCCTGTTCCGCGGCGTGCAGTCGTTGGTGATGTCCTGGCTGGGGGTGGGCCTATCGTTTGTCGTCGGCTACTTCCTGGGCGTGAACTTATGGACGTTCGGCCTGGCCCTGCTGGTGGGGATGCTCTGCGGGCTTCTCCCCGGCCTGCGTAAAGAAGGCACGACCATGGCCACGACCGCGATCTTCGTTTTGTCCAGCGCGTTTATGGGCGAAGATCTGCTGGTGGTGGATCGGATCGTCGAAGTCGGGATCGGGGTGGCGGTGGGAGTCGCGGTCAATGCCCTGTTGGTGCCCCCGCTGCAGGATCAGCAGGCCGCCTGGTACATCGACTCCGCCAACCGGAAGATCGGCGAAGTCCTGATCGACATGGCCGACGAGTTCTCCGGCTCCTGGGAAACCACGCAAGCCGACGATTGGCACGACCGCACCAAGACAATGAGCGAGAACCTCTCCAGCGCATGGCAGGCGGTGCGTGCCGCGAAGGAGAGCCACCGCTTCAACCTGCGTCGGCACCTCCCCGGCCCCCGGAAACAACGCCGCGGCGGGCGGCTGCTGCTTGACGACGTCGGCGGGGACGCCTCCTACCAGCAGATCCTGGAGCGCACCGACGAAGCCGTGACCCATCTGCGTCACCTGACCCGCACCCTGCGGGAGGCGACGTACGCCGACAGCCGCTGGGACGACCAGTTCCGGAGGCGGTGGTCGGACATCGTCCGCAACGCCGGCCACGCCATCGCCGACCCCTCCATCGACGTCAGCCCGTGCCACGACCAGCTCTTGGAGCTGGCGGAGGACATGTCCGGCGACGTCGACCTGCCCGCCCAGCACTGGCCGCTCTACGGCTCGCTGATCAGCAGCATGCTCCACATCGTCGTCATCACCGGCGACGTGGCCTCCACCAGGAGGACCCGCGGCTAG
- a CDS encoding fasciclin domain-containing protein, whose product MKRTLAASGVLSLALFMAACAEDGTTTEDTTTEETTATETTEATETETTEADTAEETTTEETTTEETDAAAAEGEDVVDTAVSAGSFTTLVTAVQAAGLEETLRGEGPFTVFAPTDEAFETLPEGTLDELLADPEGDLSEILQYHVVAGEVFAADVLEMDGETVETVQGGTFTIEVDGEQVVLLDTAGNRINVVDTDVEASNGVIHVLDGVLSPTP is encoded by the coding sequence ATGAAGCGCACCCTTGCAGCATCTGGAGTTCTCAGCCTCGCCCTGTTCATGGCGGCCTGTGCCGAGGACGGCACCACCACGGAGGACACCACCACCGAGGAGACGACCGCCACCGAGACCACGGAGGCCACCGAGACCGAAACTACGGAGGCGGACACCGCGGAAGAAACCACTACCGAGGAGACCACCACCGAGGAAACCGACGCCGCGGCCGCCGAGGGTGAGGACGTCGTCGACACCGCCGTCAGCGCCGGCTCCTTCACCACCCTGGTGACCGCTGTCCAGGCCGCCGGCCTGGAAGAGACCCTGCGTGGCGAGGGCCCGTTCACCGTCTTCGCGCCGACCGACGAGGCTTTCGAGACTCTCCCGGAGGGCACCCTCGACGAGTTGCTGGCTGACCCGGAGGGTGACCTCTCCGAGATCCTGCAGTACCACGTCGTCGCCGGAGAGGTCTTCGCGGCCGACGTCCTGGAGATGGACGGCGAGACCGTCGAGACCGTCCAGGGCGGCACCTTCACCATCGAGGTCGACGGCGAGCAGGTCGTCCTGCTCGACACCGCCGGCAACCGCATCAACGTCGTGGACACCGACGTCGAGGCCAGCAACGGCGTCATCCACGTCCTTGACGGGGTTCTCAGCCCCACCCCGTAA
- a CDS encoding NADPH-dependent FMN reductase yields MTRIAIVVGSTRPNRVGRSVADWVHDNAQQHEGADFELVDLADYDLPLLDEPMPPAMGQYQNDHTKAWAEKIASYDGFIFVTPEYNHSVPGALKNAVDYLYAEWNNKAIGFVSYGSAGGTRAVEAWRLIAAELQMADVRAQVFLTFGDDFEDMSTFAPTDGATGALGDVFGQVVAWAEALKTLRA; encoded by the coding sequence ATGACCCGCATCGCCATCGTCGTCGGAAGCACCCGCCCCAACCGCGTCGGCCGATCCGTCGCTGACTGGGTCCACGACAACGCCCAGCAGCACGAGGGCGCCGACTTCGAACTCGTCGACCTCGCCGACTACGACCTGCCCCTGCTCGACGAGCCCATGCCGCCGGCCATGGGCCAGTACCAGAACGACCACACCAAGGCCTGGGCGGAGAAGATCGCCTCCTATGACGGCTTCATCTTCGTCACTCCGGAGTACAACCACTCCGTGCCGGGCGCCCTGAAAAACGCCGTCGACTACCTTTACGCCGAGTGGAACAACAAGGCCATCGGCTTCGTCAGCTACGGCAGCGCCGGAGGCACCCGCGCCGTCGAGGCATGGCGCCTGATCGCCGCTGAGCTGCAGATGGCGGACGTGCGCGCGCAGGTCTTCCTCACCTTCGGCGACGACTTCGAAGACATGTCCACCTTCGCCCCGACCGACGGCGCCACCGGCGCCCTGGGCGATGTCTTTGGTCAGGTCGTCGCCTGGGCGGAGGCACTCAAGACGCTGCGCGCTTAA
- a CDS encoding ferritin, with protein MTMNEKLREAMNKQVNAEFESSLVYMQLSYELDRLSFTGMKDWMVNQADEERFHASKFTDHLIARDGRVELGDMTVPSTPIESPLAAFEIALEHERKISEMIRELVRIADSVGDLDSRSLLNWFLEEQIEEEDTVSGIIDQIRLVGADGSGLLRIDAQLATAHPRSGGEGA; from the coding sequence ATGACTATGAACGAAAAACTTCGAGAAGCCATGAACAAGCAGGTCAACGCGGAATTCGAGTCGTCGTTGGTCTACATGCAGCTGTCCTATGAGCTGGACCGTCTCAGTTTCACCGGAATGAAGGACTGGATGGTGAATCAGGCCGACGAGGAGCGGTTCCACGCCAGCAAGTTCACCGACCACCTCATCGCGCGCGACGGGCGCGTCGAGCTGGGGGACATGACCGTGCCGTCGACGCCGATCGAGTCGCCGTTGGCGGCCTTCGAGATCGCCCTGGAGCATGAACGAAAGATCTCGGAGATGATCCGTGAGCTGGTCCGCATCGCGGATTCGGTGGGGGACCTGGACAGCCGGTCGTTGCTGAACTGGTTCTTGGAGGAGCAGATCGAGGAGGAGGACACCGTCTCCGGCATCATCGATCAGATCCGTCTGGTCGGCGCCGACGGATCCGGGCTGCTGCGCATCGATGCGCAGTTGGCCACCGCCCATCCCCGCAGCGGCGGCGAGGGGGCGTAG
- a CDS encoding M23 family metallopeptidase — MRIQTQRSAGTGHRKVSTRSPKRRLALVAATAGAVSTAGVGGATAATLTDGPAASSEVADVDYNLVNEAAALSSDGAPQILAIAEHKPTAGLADQLNKAVDYASEALAAAQAEQDLAAAAASMSSQGGANPVAYAAAAASPQSNASVVRPAEGTFTSGYGPRWGTLHAGIDIAAPIGTPIYSVMDGTVINSGPASGYGQWIRVKHDDGSMAVYGHMSTLNVGVGERVHAGQHIAGMGSEGHSTGSHLHFEIHPTGNGAVDPVPWFALHGIHF, encoded by the coding sequence ATGCGCATCCAGACTCAGCGGTCGGCCGGCACCGGACACCGTAAGGTGTCCACCCGCTCCCCGAAGCGTCGCCTCGCCCTCGTCGCCGCCACCGCAGGCGCAGTGTCCACCGCCGGCGTCGGCGGCGCGACCGCCGCCACCCTCACCGATGGGCCCGCCGCTTCTTCTGAGGTCGCCGACGTCGACTACAACCTGGTCAACGAGGCCGCCGCGCTGTCCTCCGACGGCGCCCCGCAGATCCTGGCGATCGCAGAGCACAAGCCGACCGCCGGTCTCGCCGACCAGCTGAACAAGGCCGTCGACTACGCCTCCGAGGCCCTCGCCGCCGCGCAGGCCGAACAGGACCTGGCCGCCGCAGCCGCCTCCATGTCGTCGCAGGGCGGCGCCAACCCGGTCGCCTACGCCGCCGCGGCCGCCAGCCCGCAGTCCAACGCTTCCGTGGTCCGCCCGGCGGAGGGTACCTTCACCTCCGGTTACGGCCCGCGCTGGGGCACCCTGCACGCCGGCATCGACATCGCCGCCCCGATCGGCACCCCGATCTACTCCGTCATGGACGGCACCGTGATCAACTCCGGCCCGGCCTCCGGCTACGGCCAGTGGATCCGCGTGAAGCACGACGACGGCTCCATGGCAGTCTACGGCCACATGTCCACCCTGAACGTCGGCGTCGGCGAGCGCGTCCACGCCGGCCAGCACATCGCGGGCATGGGCAGCGAAGGCCACTCCACCGGATCGCACCTGCACTTCGAGATCCACCCGACCGGCAACGGCGCCGTCGACCCGGTCCCGTGGTTCGCCCTGCACGGCATCCACTTCTAA
- a CDS encoding cation diffusion facilitator family transporter, producing MTHPSEASTGPGHDSLPEEQQEVLRKAVRLEWITIGVLVVTVAAVGLVAGQSQAMRAAWLEDMLSFLPPIAFLVATRLIRRNPSPKHPYGHHRAIGVAHLVAATALLIMGGFLIYSSVMSLITVEKPPIGIIVLFGQDIWLGWLMVIVMALSGIAPVILGRMKLKLAPPLHDKVLYADADMNKADWSTAVATIVGVLGIGMGLWWMDAAAAIVVALSIVYDGVTNLKAAVEDLTDTRVMTLEEKPHPTIDDVEDVARATPWVAECVARARDQGHVFHVEMFVVPHVGHDPSVEEIRRLRDQLHSVDWKVHDVVIAPVPELPKYLLEK from the coding sequence ATGACGCACCCGAGCGAGGCCAGCACCGGCCCGGGCCACGACTCCCTGCCGGAGGAGCAGCAAGAGGTGCTGCGGAAAGCGGTCCGCCTGGAGTGGATCACCATCGGCGTCCTGGTCGTCACCGTCGCGGCCGTCGGCCTGGTCGCCGGCCAGTCACAGGCGATGCGCGCGGCGTGGCTGGAAGACATGCTGTCGTTCCTGCCGCCGATCGCGTTTCTGGTCGCGACCAGGTTGATCCGCCGTAACCCCAGCCCCAAACATCCTTATGGCCATCACCGCGCCATCGGGGTGGCGCACCTGGTGGCGGCGACCGCCTTGTTGATCATGGGCGGGTTCCTCATCTACAGCTCCGTGATGAGTCTAATCACCGTGGAGAAGCCCCCAATCGGGATCATCGTGCTCTTCGGCCAGGACATCTGGCTCGGCTGGCTGATGGTGATCGTGATGGCCTTGTCCGGGATCGCGCCGGTGATCCTGGGCCGAATGAAACTCAAACTGGCCCCGCCGCTGCACGACAAAGTGCTCTACGCCGACGCGGACATGAACAAGGCCGACTGGTCGACGGCGGTGGCGACCATCGTCGGCGTGCTCGGTATCGGGATGGGCCTGTGGTGGATGGACGCGGCCGCCGCGATCGTCGTGGCGCTGTCGATCGTCTACGACGGCGTCACCAACCTCAAGGCCGCGGTCGAGGACCTCACCGACACCCGCGTGATGACCCTGGAGGAAAAGCCCCACCCCACCATCGACGACGTCGAGGACGTCGCCCGCGCCACCCCCTGGGTCGCGGAGTGCGTGGCCCGGGCACGCGATCAGGGCCATGTGTTCCATGTGGAGATGTTCGTGGTGCCGCACGTCGGTCATGACCCGAGTGTGGAGGAGATCCGGCGGCTACGTGACCAGCTTCACTCGGTGGACTGGAAAGTCCACGATGTGGTGATCGCGCCGGTGCCGGAGCTGCCGAAGTACTTGCTGGAGAAGTAG
- a CDS encoding substrate-binding periplasmic protein, with product MSHSFLPRLGAALGLTALTLSGCSAIPADAEGTLDRARNGSLVVGVSEHKPWTDVNDETGEVTGSEADLILSFADSIDAEVDWRPAAESILAGQMKAGEVDVIIGGLTATSPWSSHMALTRPYTSAETEEGDTEDMVMGVRLGENELLVALERHLAKEHGEI from the coding sequence ATGTCACACAGTTTCCTCCCCCGCCTCGGCGCGGCGCTCGGCCTGACGGCCCTCACGCTGAGCGGGTGCAGCGCGATCCCCGCCGACGCCGAAGGCACGCTGGACCGGGCCCGCAACGGCTCCCTGGTCGTGGGCGTGTCGGAGCACAAGCCCTGGACCGACGTCAACGACGAGACCGGAGAAGTCACCGGCTCGGAGGCCGACCTGATCTTAAGTTTCGCCGACAGCATCGACGCGGAAGTCGACTGGCGGCCCGCCGCAGAGAGCATCCTCGCCGGCCAGATGAAGGCCGGTGAAGTGGACGTGATCATCGGCGGCCTGACCGCCACCTCCCCGTGGAGCAGCCACATGGCGCTGACCCGTCCGTACACTTCGGCGGAGACCGAAGAAGGCGACACCGAGGACATGGTCATGGGCGTGCGGCTGGGAGAAAACGAGCTGCTCGTGGCCCTTGAGCGACACCTGGCGAAAGAACACGGAGAGATCTGA
- a CDS encoding glutamate--cysteine ligase, whose product MRPQHTSIRTFGVEEELLLVDAASLSPLPVGEWLAERSPHTTGGEHEFTTELQQEQVEVVSPPQTTLAEQVEAIRTGRALADKAVAEAGGRIVALPAAPGPVRPHVVPKERLERVRDHFGLTALETLTCGFHVHVQVHSREEGVAIIDRIRVWLPTLLALSANSPFWGGADSKFASYRYQVWTRWPTAGPTEFFDSVEAYDRLRSLLLATCVPLDVAMIHFDARLSAKHPTVEVRVADVCLKSEQAAVIAALVRALAETAARQWHAGVAPDPVSVPLLRAWSWWASFHGVDSELIDPATGTPAAARDVVQRLLEHVRPVLVEQGENGDVESVVAEILSGASGARRQREAYARHEEIYDVTADALVATHDNAWTPGG is encoded by the coding sequence ATGCGGCCGCAGCACACTTCAATCCGGACCTTCGGCGTGGAGGAGGAACTCCTGCTCGTCGACGCCGCCTCGCTCTCGCCCTTGCCTGTCGGCGAATGGCTGGCGGAGCGCAGCCCACATACGACAGGCGGCGAGCACGAGTTCACCACGGAACTGCAACAGGAGCAGGTGGAGGTCGTCTCCCCGCCGCAGACCACCCTGGCCGAGCAGGTCGAGGCCATCCGCACCGGGCGCGCCCTGGCGGATAAGGCGGTCGCGGAAGCCGGTGGCCGGATCGTGGCGCTGCCCGCCGCCCCCGGCCCGGTGCGCCCGCACGTGGTGCCGAAAGAACGATTGGAGCGGGTGCGGGACCACTTCGGGCTCACCGCCCTGGAAACGCTGACCTGCGGGTTCCACGTGCATGTGCAGGTGCATTCCCGCGAGGAGGGCGTTGCCATCATCGACCGCATCCGGGTGTGGTTGCCGACGCTGTTGGCGCTCAGCGCCAACTCCCCGTTCTGGGGCGGGGCCGACAGCAAGTTCGCCTCCTACCGCTACCAAGTGTGGACGCGCTGGCCCACGGCCGGGCCGACGGAGTTCTTCGACAGCGTCGAAGCCTACGACCGGCTGCGCTCCCTGCTCCTGGCGACCTGCGTGCCCTTGGACGTGGCCATGATCCACTTCGACGCCCGCCTGAGCGCCAAGCACCCCACCGTCGAGGTGCGGGTCGCCGACGTCTGCCTCAAATCCGAGCAGGCCGCCGTGATCGCCGCCCTGGTGCGCGCGCTGGCGGAGACCGCCGCCCGCCAGTGGCACGCCGGCGTGGCGCCGGACCCGGTGTCGGTCCCGCTGCTGCGGGCATGGTCCTGGTGGGCGAGCTTCCACGGCGTCGACTCGGAGCTGATCGACCCGGCGACGGGCACGCCGGCGGCGGCCCGGGACGTGGTCCAGCGTCTGCTCGAGCATGTGCGCCCGGTGCTCGTGGAGCAGGGCGAGAACGGCGACGTGGAATCCGTCGTCGCGGAGATTCTGAGTGGCGCGTCCGGGGCGCGGCGGCAGCGGGAAGCGTATGCCCGACACGAAGAGATTTACGACGTGACGGCGGACGCGCTGGTGGCGACGCACGACAACGCCTGGACCCCTGGCGGGTGA
- a CDS encoding DUF1707 SHOCT-like domain-containing protein: MDHAPDQRIGDGDRALALDRLGQYFADGYLDVAEFETRTGDAAVARTRGEIEALFDDLPEQSATSSDVVAAGPAPDMRAQRELDEVMERSRKIQRLDGIIWAVVLITFFASIFIVNVPFSWVVFPLGAFASWGMRSVLKVDDADEELFAELNKKESEQRAERLRKAAERRRELGQ; this comes from the coding sequence GTGGATCACGCTCCCGACCAACGCATCGGCGACGGCGACCGCGCGCTCGCCCTTGATCGACTGGGCCAATACTTTGCCGACGGCTACCTCGACGTGGCCGAGTTCGAGACGCGTACCGGCGACGCCGCCGTCGCGCGCACCCGCGGGGAGATAGAGGCACTCTTTGACGACCTCCCCGAGCAATCGGCGACTAGCTCGGACGTTGTCGCCGCTGGGCCCGCGCCTGACATGCGCGCCCAACGTGAACTCGATGAGGTGATGGAACGCAGTCGAAAAATCCAGCGCCTGGACGGCATCATCTGGGCGGTCGTGCTGATCACTTTCTTCGCCAGCATTTTCATCGTCAACGTTCCCTTCTCCTGGGTGGTGTTCCCGCTCGGGGCCTTTGCCTCGTGGGGCATGCGTTCCGTGCTCAAAGTAGATGACGCGGATGAGGAGCTGTTTGCGGAGCTCAACAAGAAGGAAAGTGAACAGCGGGCCGAGCGACTGCGCAAGGCCGCCGAGCGGCGTCGAGAGTTGGGGCAGTAG